From the genome of Phoenix dactylifera cultivar Barhee BC4 chromosome 5, palm_55x_up_171113_PBpolish2nd_filt_p, whole genome shotgun sequence:
GAATaccaaattaaaaatatttggagTTCTCAACCCATAGTTCCTCTAACTAAAACAAGTAGCAAACCTGTCCAGTGGTAGGTACTCCCAGAGCCAGCCATGTATGTGCATCCACTTTTATAAATGCGCATTTCAAAAAATTACAGGTTACACAACCCACTCCATAATATTCACATAAGCAAGGCAGGGACAGAAGTGAGAATCAACAACCACCGAGCAATGAAACCTATTAAATCAAATGCTATAATTATCATCAACCTGAATAGCATAATGAAAATCAAATGCTAGAAAACAACCaaagaggaaggaaagaaataagACTACTCAAGTTAGATGTTCAGGGCTTGCACAATATCCAGACCGATACTATAAACATGAACAAGTTTATATGGTAATCCTCATCGCAGCGTTTGGAAAGCAAGTATCAAATAAGTCCACTGATTTAGCATACAATACAGATATTTAACAAACGGTGCTCAACTTATATCTACAATTACTATCTTGCACCGAGTACAATACCAATTGTAACTAGCATACAGCAATAAATCCTTCAATATTTTCAATTTACTGTCACAGGCATGCTACAGGTCCCAGatccttttaattttctcaTAACCCTTAAATTTACAGTTACAGACGAACAACAAAACAAACCATTGACTTTAGCTATCGAACAACAGAGATAGATGATGATTCCCACTTCAGCAAGAACCTCCCAAAATGTATCAATCTTCATTCAGCACACTCAACACCTGAAAGGTACACCTGGGACTGTATAACACTCCCCCCAATCATAAAACCTGGCATCACCATAAGCCCAACTTTAGGTCTTTGATCTCCCTCgcccaaaataatgtttttcaccACACTTTCCATATGAACCTCCGAGAACTCACTCCCATTTCTCACCTGAAAAACCCTAACTTTGGGATCAAAGGAATATGCCAATCTGTGCAATGTCCAAATTGACTTTGCTAACTTCAGAAATGCCTGGTAGAAAGGTGTCCTAGGATGCCCACCACTCATCACATAGTTCCTCTGATCCAGATTACCAAAGAAAGATCCCTCCATCTTCGGGTGCACAACCATCAAGTACTTCATCCTGCAAAATTTTCCAAAAACTGAATCTGGGTTTTGGCTCAATATATCCAATGGATCCATGGCTCTTACAGCAAGAAATTGATGGAAGAAACCCTCATTAGAAATTGCAAGATTGCCTGCCTCAACAGAGAAACTCTCTTCATGGAATCCACTGAACATTCTCTGGCAAATATGAGACTCAAATGCGTACTTTTTGTGTGACCTTCTTGCATAGACAACTGCTGGTTCAATTGCATTGGCTGCTGCATCAAGGTCCCACCCTGCTGCTTTCATCATGTTAATTAAAGGCTTTGAGAAATCATGAATGGATTTGTATGCAGTATCTACAGCAGAAGAGAACAAGTTTGGGGTCAATTCAACAGAGAAGTAGTTATTTTCTTCTTCAGAGTCCTCAGGTTCCTTGGAAAGCAAACCCCTCTGCTTGAGTTTCTTCTCAAGTTTCATCTTTCTCTGAGTTGACTCCTGAATTTGTTGCTGCAATTGAACAACCTCGGAGTCTCTCGTCTGAATCTGTGACTGAAATTTTTTTACCATGACCTCATAAGTTTTTAACAGGCTTTGCTGCTCTTGTATTTCCGCAACTAGACGTGAATCTTGTGGTGTTGCTGATGTGAGCTTGTGGTGGTTTTTATCCCTATAGGAATGCTTGAGTTCAGACAGCTTCATGAGCTCCTCTATAACAAGCTTATCAGCAGCTTGAATCTTGTCTGGATCATAGGGAGTATGAGCTTCCTGGAGTTGAATATATGCTGCTTTCAGGGAGGAAATGTTATTAAAAATCTTTGATACGAGGGCCTCCATGGAGTCCTTATTCTGATTCACACTCTCATCCATTGGTTGAGGATAAACCTTCTGATTGTTGTTATCGTGGTTCTGCATTTCCTTGGGTCCTGTTCTTAGCATAACTTCCCTGTAGGAGCAGCTGTTCCAGGGAATTTCTGCCAGATGACCAACCAGGTTTAAGCTGTATAATTCCTTGTACGTAATTTAATAATTTAGAAAAGGATCTTTGTCACTAATTTTAGCACAATCATATATATAGCATTTTTCTATTAACAGCTCAAGTAATAAGACACCTGTAACAGAAACTTATGATCATATTGTATTATCAACTGATCTATCATGCCAAAACTTGAGGACAACAATAACGTGTCCTTGAAAACCTTTCCAACACCAAATGTCAGCAGAATAAATCTATGAAAACTTAACATTGCTTAAATTGTATATCCTGTGCAAATGTCAGTTATAAGGTACCGGACAGCGTGGATAAAATCATGGGTGAGATATAGAATAAAAGACTTCCAAGATAGTAAGATCGAGAATGGACAAAATAGATATCAAAAAACATAAGATGgtaaatttgattgataaattaTCATGTGCTCACCAAAATTCATTTGGCTCAAAGATACAACAGGTTCAACGAGGCTCTATAAACTTTATTGTCCATTGAACATGGCCCAGGGAAAGGGATCCCTACTTCACCAAAATTCGAAGTACAAAGCCATGAATGAAGTCTTTTCCCATTTATAAGGCCAACCATTATAATAGGTCAAGCATAGACCAGTCCTAAAAAAATTTTTGATGACATTATTCCGATGCCCAACCATAACTCTTAGGACGCTAGTTGGTGTGAAGGGTGGCATAACTTATGGTTTTCCCTAAATTTGTAAAGACTTTAAATGAGAAGAACACAagttttgaaattcaaaactaCATCCATCTCTAAGGCATGAAGTCTAAACCAAAATTGATGGAAGCGCAATCCCAGAAACAACATATGCAGATTCCTAAGTCCACTAACACAGAAAATGATCACTTTGGTTTTTGAAATGCAAACACGAAGGGGACTTATTCTCCGGGGAAAATTAGCAAACACCGATACATGATGCCGCACCTTTGTCTGTAACAAAAGGGCTAAATCAGGGTTATATCCTACCACTCCAACAACTGGTAGAGAAATTTTGGCAAATGACAAGTGGACAGCTAATGGAAAATGCAAAATCTCATCTGTCACATGAAAATTCCAGTTAATTTTACAATACATATCCTTAAATCCCACACAATTGGATTCATTTCCAgctataattaatattttatgcaTTATATAAAGATCCATTTTAGAGTTTGTatagttttttttataaaataccaAGATTATACTTTAGTTGGTATCAACTCGATCATAAAAGTTCATCTTGCATGCAGTCCCAAAAAATCCAAGAGGTCAAGAGTTAGTCCTTTTCTCAAATTTATATAATCAATTCCCCAAactattcactttttttttaatatgtaatTGTTACTCGGTTTAGTTATCTTTAGAGCTAACAGTTGTAAAAGATGGTAGTTAATTTTACAAGCCGTGTGGCTTTGAATGCGCAAAAAATTAGCACGAATGTCCAATGTGGGACAGCCAATGCATGAATGCCTGTCACTGTTGATATATACTTCAGATGTAACGAGAGTAATATATTAATACCAAACATGATGATATACATCTTTGTCATGAATACAACATGCACTAACACACATATCCCTATTCAGAGTGAGGATAAGTGTCAACCTGCAGAAAGAAACAATAGTGACAAAGATGCTTGCACAACCAGCTCCTCCCCACTATGATCACCCGGCGTCATTAACTAATCACCCCACCGCTAATCTATAAGGTAAAAATGAGGCTGAAATAATTTTAATGGAAAACTATGCCATAGATTGCTTATAGTTTCAACTGACTAGGTAATGGGGGCAGGGCACGCTCAATAAGGGGTTTCAAACTATCATTTAGCAATCCCAACCTCTGTTGTCCCAGCATCTAAATTAGCTTGCTAAAACTTTGGTCTCCACAGGCACTGAGTTCACATCTGCAAGTTCCATGCAAGAACCCTTTACTAACCATTCTCCTCTCGAAAACTTAATAGGCACCTTTTCTAGAGCTTACCTTTTTGTTCTGCAGTTGCTATTTTTGAGAAGCAGGTTTATGAGTTTCCTGTGGTGGAAAACGAAACACATTGGTGAATTGAATAAACCCTTGAAATCTACAACAAAAATGAATAAACATGACATTCGTCATGGTGTCaaagttctatttttttaaCACTCAAGTTCCACATCCTCTATTTCATCAGCTTCTATAGTTTGCACAATGTTCAACCTTGTCCTCTGTTCCAGCCAACTTCTCTTCCTCAGCTAGCACATGTTAATCCATATCGGACTGACCTGCCATTGGAGCAAGACTGGGCATCAGTTATGGTCGCAATACCTCTTCGAGCCCACTCATGACGCACCCAGAATAGGAAGCAATGAGAATGGTCTGCAAAGATCCTTAAGATTACCGTCGCAGCTTAAGTTTTAGCTAAGAGAGAGCTGGTTACAATGTTATATGGTGGAGCCACGATACTGCATCGGAACTAGCCTACTAAAGGGGCAACTTCCATGACAATTAACAATTATATCACAAAAACTATAATTCTTCCAGCATTTGGCATATTCATAGAATATATAACATCTACTAGCTACATAAATTTGCCAGCAATTTGTACTTCAGCACACACTGACTGGTGGATCTTTTCTCAAGcaagaataggaagaagatttaTCACGCCTCGGAAATTTTGATAAATTTCCATCTATCAGAATACTACTCGTATATtgattttgttgaacattaaCTCCACTTCTAAATATACTCCATGATTTTTCACTCACTTTCTCATAACATACTGCTTACACACAACTTCTGAAGTTAGGGAACTCCTACTAGCTTCTTTTGTTTTCCCCTTATAGACAATTGTTAGGCACGAAATACTGTCAGTAGTTATCTATTTACAAGTCACGTTACATGGGTCTGACTAGATGTGTCAGGCACAAGTATGTCTAGAAGTTGAATCCATCAGAACCCAGATCTTAGGAAAActtgcatcaacaaaaaagaattcaaaaattaaattaagGGGACTTCCAAGTGCAACTCCATAATTCTGCACTTGTTTAGTTGTTAGCACTAAGGGTAGTCAACTGAAAAAACTACTTTTGTATTGCAAGATAATAGCATAACCCTCCGTTTGC
Proteins encoded in this window:
- the LOC103702786 gene encoding protein GRAVITROPIC IN THE LIGHT 1-like isoform X1; translation: MTPGDHSGEELVVQASLSLLFLSAEIPWNSCSYREVMLRTGPKEMQNHDNNNQKVYPQPMDESVNQNKDSMEALVSKIFNNISSLKAAYIQLQEAHTPYDPDKIQAADKLVIEELMKLSELKHSYRDKNHHKLTSATPQDSRLVAEIQEQQSLLKTYEVMVKKFQSQIQTRDSEVVQLQQQIQESTQRKMKLEKKLKQRGLLSKEPEDSEEENNYFSVELTPNLFSSAVDTAYKSIHDFSKPLINMMKAAGWDLDAAANAIEPAVVYARRSHKKYAFESHICQRMFSGFHEESFSVEAGNLAISNEGFFHQFLAVRAMDPLDILSQNPDSVFGKFCRMKYLMVVHPKMEGSFFGNLDQRNYVMSGGHPRTPFYQAFLKLAKSIWTLHRLAYSFDPKVRVFQVRNGSEFSEVHMESVVKNIILGEGDQRPKVGLMVMPGFMIGGSVIQSQVYLSGVECAE
- the LOC103702786 gene encoding protein GRAVITROPIC IN THE LIGHT 1-like isoform X2; translation: MLRTGPKEMQNHDNNNQKVYPQPMDESVNQNKDSMEALVSKIFNNISSLKAAYIQLQEAHTPYDPDKIQAADKLVIEELMKLSELKHSYRDKNHHKLTSATPQDSRLVAEIQEQQSLLKTYEVMVKKFQSQIQTRDSEVVQLQQQIQESTQRKMKLEKKLKQRGLLSKEPEDSEEENNYFSVELTPNLFSSAVDTAYKSIHDFSKPLINMMKAAGWDLDAAANAIEPAVVYARRSHKKYAFESHICQRMFSGFHEESFSVEAGNLAISNEGFFHQFLAVRAMDPLDILSQNPDSVFGKFCRMKYLMVVHPKMEGSFFGNLDQRNYVMSGGHPRTPFYQAFLKLAKSIWTLHRLAYSFDPKVRVFQVRNGSEFSEVHMESVVKNIILGEGDQRPKVGLMVMPGFMIGGSVIQSQVYLSGVECAE